GGCCTGTACCCCAGGACGTGATCCACCCGGTGCCGTTCGACAAGCCGGTGCCCGGGGCCGGGCAGGTGCTCATCGAGGTGCTGGCCGCCCCCATCAATCCGTCGGATATCATGACGCTGACCGGCGAGTACGGCATGTTGCCGCCCTTGCCGGCGGTGGGGGGTAACGAAGGTGTGGGGCGCATCATCGAACTGGGGCCGGAGGTGCGCCATCCGTCTGTCGGGCAGGTGGTCTTGCTGCCGGTGGGCAGCGGCACCTGGACCACACACATGCTGGTAGAGGCGCGCGCCCTGGTGCCGCTGCCAGACACCATTGACCCGCGGCAACTGGCCATGATCGCCATCAATCCGCCCACGGCCTCCCTGCTGTTGACCGAGTTCGTCGATCTGCACGCGGGTGACTGGGTCATCCAGAATGCTGCCAATTCGAGTGTCGGGGGGTACCTGATCCAGTTGGCGAAGATTCGCGGTTTCCGCACCATCAATGTGGTGCGCCGCCAGGCAGCGGTCGAGGCGGTGCGCAAGCTCGGCGGGGATGTCGTGCTGGTCGATGGTCCGGATCTGCGCAAGCAGGTGCGGGCCGCCGTCAGCAAGGGAGATATCCGTCTCGGGATCGATGCTGTCGGGGGTGAGGCCAGTGACCGGCTGGCGTCGTGCCTGGCACCGGGCGGCACCGTGGTGAATTACGGCCGCATGAGCGGCGACCCCTGCCAGGTGTCGTCGCAGTCGCTGATTTTCAATGATGTGCGGCTGGTGGGCTTCTGGCTGGCGCGCTGGTTCCAGACCACGTCGCAGCCTCAGCAGATGGCGCTGTTCAGCGATCTGACGCGGCTGATGGCGGCGGGTGCCTTGCATGCGCCGGTGCAGGCGACCTACGGCATCGAGCAGATACAGGAAGCCGTGGCGGCTGCGGCGGCCGGTGAGCGTGATGGCAAGATACTGATCGTGCCGCAGGGCGGTGCGGGCTGACCTCAGGCTGGATGCCGCGCACCGAGAATGGCGCCGCTGAGGGCGCCTGTGACCTGCGGGGCGTTGCCCTCTACGCCGGCCAGATGCGCCCAGGCCAGCCAGGCAAAGGCGCTGGCCTCTACCATATCCGCCGGTGCACCGTGTGCACTGGTGGTGTCCACGTTGACCCCGGGCAGTAATCCGGCCAATGCCTCCAGCAAGGCGCTGTTACTGGCACCTCCGCCACAGGCCAGCAGGTCGTCCGGGGCGAAATCGCGCAGGCAGTCGGCGACGGTCTGTGCGGTCAGGGCCAGCAGGGTCGCCTGCACCGCCTGGGGTGACTCGTCACCGTCAAGGCGGGCCTCCAGCCAGGCGCCATTGAAGCGTTCCCGCCCGGTGCTTTTCGGTATCGGCAGAGCGAAGTAGGGCTCTTCCAGAAAGCGTGCCAGCAAGGCCGGCAAGGCTGTGCCGCCGCGTGCCCAGTGGCCGTCGGCGTCATAGCGGGCCCCGGTGTGTTTGCGGCACCAGTAATCCATCAGCACA
The genomic region above belongs to Isoalcanivorax indicus and contains:
- a CDS encoding zinc-dependent alcohol dehydrogenase family protein, with the protein product MKLLKAQYDIRGPVPQDVIHPVPFDKPVPGAGQVLIEVLAAPINPSDIMTLTGEYGMLPPLPAVGGNEGVGRIIELGPEVRHPSVGQVVLLPVGSGTWTTHMLVEARALVPLPDTIDPRQLAMIAINPPTASLLLTEFVDLHAGDWVIQNAANSSVGGYLIQLAKIRGFRTINVVRRQAAVEAVRKLGGDVVLVDGPDLRKQVRAAVSKGDIRLGIDAVGGEASDRLASCLAPGGTVVNYGRMSGDPCQVSSQSLIFNDVRLVGFWLARWFQTTSQPQQMALFSDLTRLMAAGALHAPVQATYGIEQIQEAVAAAAAGERDGKILIVPQGGAG